One part of the Marinobacterium rhizophilum genome encodes these proteins:
- a CDS encoding L-threonylcarbamoyladenylate synthase, which yields MNNWHLNQALRALHGGGVIAYPTEAVWGLGCDPFNAAAIERLLELKRRPMHKGLILVASDMTQIKPLLQGLSDDQLAQLEASWPGPVTWLIPDPRGWAPEGVRGRHSSVAVRVSAHPVVRALCAAFGGPLVSTSANRSAAAPARSKLKVNTYFGSELDYVVPGALGKLERPTQICDLGSKQLIRE from the coding sequence ATGAACAACTGGCACCTGAATCAGGCGCTGCGTGCACTGCATGGCGGCGGTGTTATTGCCTACCCCACCGAGGCCGTCTGGGGGCTGGGGTGTGACCCCTTCAATGCTGCTGCAATCGAGCGGCTGCTGGAACTCAAGCGTCGCCCCATGCACAAGGGGCTGATTCTTGTTGCGTCTGACATGACACAGATCAAACCATTATTGCAGGGCTTGTCGGATGATCAGCTGGCACAGCTGGAGGCCAGCTGGCCGGGGCCGGTAACCTGGCTTATTCCGGACCCCAGGGGCTGGGCGCCGGAAGGTGTTCGCGGGCGACACTCCAGTGTCGCTGTGCGGGTGAGCGCCCATCCGGTGGTGCGCGCGCTCTGTGCTGCCTTCGGTGGCCCCCTCGTTTCAACCTCTGCCAACCGCAGTGCCGCGGCACCGGCGCGTTCGAAGTTGAAAGTGAATACCTACTTCGGTTCCGAACTTGATTATGTGGTGCCAGGCGCGCTCGGCAAGCTGGAGCGGCCAACGCAGATCTGTGATCTTGGCAGCAAACAACTAATTAGAGAGTAA
- the dprA gene encoding DNA-processing protein DprA, with the protein MGSNPKDWIAASLLPGVGPAGLKRLAVAGIPPSRLFLHDPEALRLVGARTRTLRAMESFDRAVGPEFERFERCLEWLEEDDVCCLTPDLDEYPALLLEIPDPPGLLFVRGNADCLALPQMALVGSRHASRSGVANAYRFSAALSEAGMVVTSGLALGIDGAAHQGAVDRDGVSVAVFGTGLDAVYPRRHAGLAQRILDTGGAWVSEFLPGSQPLPGNFPKRNRIISGLCAGVLVIEAAPRSGSLITARMALEQGREVFAIPGSIQNPAAHGCHQLIREGAVLVETVSHVLEPLAALLGFYAAQSNAPEPDCAPALPQSEAQLLEKMGYDIADIDQLVALTGLPMAQLMPLLVSLELKGVIESVAGGYLRCASDT; encoded by the coding sequence ATGGGCAGCAATCCAAAGGACTGGATTGCTGCAAGCCTCCTGCCTGGTGTTGGTCCTGCCGGTCTCAAAAGGCTTGCGGTAGCCGGTATCCCCCCTTCACGACTTTTCCTGCATGACCCCGAGGCGCTTCGCCTTGTTGGCGCCCGTACTCGCACCCTGCGGGCGATGGAGTCCTTTGACCGTGCCGTCGGGCCTGAATTCGAGCGTTTCGAGCGCTGCCTGGAATGGCTTGAAGAAGACGATGTCTGCTGCCTGACGCCCGATCTCGACGAATATCCCGCCCTGTTGCTCGAAATCCCCGACCCTCCCGGATTGCTGTTTGTACGTGGCAACGCGGACTGCCTGGCTTTGCCGCAAATGGCCCTGGTGGGCAGCCGTCACGCCAGTCGTTCCGGTGTCGCCAACGCCTACAGGTTCAGCGCCGCCCTGAGTGAAGCCGGCATGGTGGTGACCAGCGGGCTGGCGCTGGGGATCGATGGTGCCGCCCACCAGGGAGCGGTCGACCGTGACGGCGTGAGTGTCGCGGTGTTTGGTACCGGGCTGGATGCTGTCTATCCGCGACGTCATGCCGGCCTGGCACAGCGAATCCTGGACACCGGCGGAGCCTGGGTCTCCGAGTTTCTGCCGGGCAGCCAGCCCTTGCCTGGCAACTTTCCCAAACGCAATCGCATTATCAGTGGCCTGTGCGCCGGTGTGCTGGTGATCGAGGCGGCGCCGCGCAGCGGCTCGCTGATTACCGCTCGCATGGCGCTGGAGCAGGGACGTGAGGTCTTTGCGATTCCCGGCAGTATTCAGAATCCCGCCGCCCATGGCTGCCATCAGCTGATCCGTGAAGGCGCCGTGCTGGTGGAAACCGTGTCCCACGTGCTGGAACCGCTGGCGGCGCTGCTGGGATTCTACGCGGCCCAGAGCAACGCGCCTGAGCCCGATTGCGCCCCTGCACTCCCTCAGTCGGAGGCGCAACTGCTGGAAAAAATGGGGTATGATATCGCCGATATTGACCAGCTCGTGGCCCTGACCGGCCTGCCAATGGCGCAGCTGATGCCGCTGCTGGTTTCTCTGGAATTGAAAGGCGTGATCGAGTCCGTTGCGGGGGGATACCTTCGCTGCGCGTCCGATACCTAA
- a CDS encoding LysM peptidoglycan-binding domain-containing protein produces the protein MKKLLCGLLTCLLLLTVSVANAEVRKDRIQLRENYPTEYVVVKGDTLWDISGRFLQHPWQWPDVWDVNPQIYNPHLIYPGDIIYLSWVNGQPRLSLRSGVGRLTPKARVSPLDDAIPAIPLKDIIAFLSDHLVANEDLVNTAPYVVGGRNDSIIAGAGDRVYARGELKSDERLQAVYRPATEYRDPLTGEFLGYEMLKIADTAIPAQENDIITLDLRKTREEVRLLDRVLPIEESRIQSLFHPSAVPEGTEGLILSVLGGVAKIGQYNAVAVNVGARDSVEAGNVMSIYRTGENVRDPVTGERIALPDERAGLLMLFKVFDKVSYGLVLNASNVMSVGDKVFEP, from the coding sequence ATGAAGAAACTGCTGTGCGGACTGCTTACCTGTCTGCTTCTCCTCACCGTCTCGGTTGCCAACGCCGAAGTGCGAAAAGACAGAATTCAATTGCGTGAGAATTATCCAACCGAGTATGTCGTTGTCAAGGGCGATACGCTCTGGGATATCTCCGGACGCTTTCTGCAGCATCCATGGCAATGGCCGGATGTCTGGGATGTAAACCCCCAAATCTATAACCCCCACCTGATTTATCCCGGCGATATCATTTACCTGAGCTGGGTGAATGGCCAGCCGCGGCTGTCGCTGCGTTCGGGGGTAGGCAGGTTAACACCCAAGGCCCGGGTGTCACCGCTGGATGATGCCATCCCCGCAATTCCGCTGAAGGACATCATTGCCTTCCTGTCGGATCACCTGGTGGCCAATGAAGACCTTGTGAATACCGCACCCTACGTGGTGGGCGGGCGCAATGACAGCATCATTGCCGGTGCCGGCGATCGGGTTTATGCCCGCGGTGAACTGAAGTCCGATGAGCGCCTGCAGGCGGTGTACCGCCCGGCGACCGAGTACCGTGATCCGCTGACCGGCGAATTCCTGGGCTATGAAATGCTGAAGATCGCCGACACGGCGATTCCGGCGCAGGAGAATGACATTATCACGCTGGATCTGCGCAAGACCCGGGAAGAGGTCCGCTTGCTGGATCGGGTACTGCCGATCGAGGAAAGCCGCATCCAGTCCCTGTTCCATCCCTCGGCGGTCCCTGAAGGTACCGAAGGCCTGATCCTGTCGGTTCTCGGCGGGGTCGCCAAAATTGGCCAATACAACGCAGTGGCTGTCAATGTCGGCGCCCGGGACTCGGTCGAGGCCGGCAATGTCATGTCGATCTACCGCACTGGCGAGAATGTCAGGGATCCGGTGACCGGTGAACGCATTGCGCTGCCGGACGAGCGGGCCGGCTTGCTGATGCTGTTCAAGGTTTTCGACAAGGTCAGCTATGGCCTGGTACTGAATGCGTCCAACGTCATGTCGGTGGGCGACAAGGTGTTCGAACCCTGA
- the def gene encoding peptide deformylase, whose protein sequence is MAKLPILEFPDPRLRTIAESVETVTENTRQIIDDMFETMYDAPGIGLAATQVNIHQRIITIDISEDSDEPLVLINPTFEVLDKELERMQEGCLSVPGFYENVERPNHIRVQALDRDGNPLDFEARDLLAVCIQHEIDHLDGKLFVDYLSPLKRTRIRGKLEKKHRLEETQPV, encoded by the coding sequence ATGGCAAAACTACCGATCCTCGAATTTCCGGACCCGCGTCTGCGTACCATAGCAGAATCCGTAGAAACGGTGACTGAGAATACTCGTCAGATAATCGACGACATGTTCGAAACCATGTACGACGCACCGGGTATCGGTCTGGCCGCGACCCAGGTCAATATCCACCAGCGCATCATCACCATCGATATCTCTGAAGACAGTGACGAGCCGCTGGTGTTGATCAATCCGACCTTTGAAGTTCTGGACAAGGAACTGGAGCGCATGCAGGAAGGTTGCCTGTCGGTGCCGGGCTTCTATGAGAATGTCGAGAGGCCCAATCATATCCGCGTCCAGGCGCTGGATCGTGACGGTAACCCGCTCGACTTCGAAGCCCGCGATCTGCTGGCGGTCTGTATCCAGCATGAAATCGACCACCTCGATGGCAAGCTGTTTGTAGACTACCTGTCGCCGCTCAAGCGTACCCGCATCCGTGGCAAGCTGGAGAAAAAACACCGCCTGGAAGAAACCCAGCCGGTCTGA
- the fmt gene encoding methionyl-tRNA formyltransferase — MPEPLRIVFAGTPDFAAASLQALFETHHDIIAVYTQPDRPAGRGRKLTPSPVKQLALEHGVAVFQPLSLKDAAAQQALADLKPDLMIVAAYGLLLPRVVLETPRLGCINVHASLLPRWRGAAPIHRALLAGDSETGITIMQMDVGLDTGDMLLKASCPILPEDNSGVLHDRLAALGASTLVQSLVAIQNGSCDREVQDNDQACYAHKLEKQEGNIDWQQSADYLARQVRGLAPWPVAFTQLDGTTLRIWAASALDTPSDAAPGTLIAADKTGISVACGQGVLRLTRVQLPGGTPLNSADIMNSRRDSFRLGTRLGAA, encoded by the coding sequence ATGCCCGAGCCGCTGAGAATAGTCTTCGCCGGCACACCCGACTTTGCCGCAGCCAGCCTGCAGGCCCTGTTTGAAACTCACCACGACATCATCGCTGTTTATACTCAGCCCGACCGCCCCGCAGGCCGCGGCCGCAAGCTCACGCCGAGCCCGGTCAAGCAGCTTGCGCTGGAGCACGGCGTCGCGGTGTTTCAGCCGCTGTCGCTGAAAGACGCCGCAGCCCAGCAGGCACTCGCAGACCTCAAACCGGACCTTATGATCGTCGCCGCCTATGGCCTGCTGCTGCCCAGGGTGGTGCTCGAGACCCCGCGGCTGGGGTGCATTAACGTACATGCATCCCTGCTGCCACGCTGGCGCGGCGCGGCGCCCATACACCGCGCACTGCTGGCCGGCGACAGCGAAACCGGCATCACCATCATGCAGATGGATGTAGGCCTGGATACCGGCGACATGCTGCTAAAGGCCAGCTGCCCGATCCTGCCCGAGGACAACAGCGGCGTACTGCATGACCGCCTGGCGGCGCTGGGTGCCAGCACCCTGGTACAAAGCCTGGTCGCCATCCAGAACGGCAGCTGCGACCGCGAAGTCCAGGACAATGACCAGGCCTGCTATGCCCACAAGCTTGAAAAGCAGGAAGGCAATATCGACTGGCAGCAGAGTGCCGACTATCTGGCCCGCCAGGTACGGGGACTGGCACCCTGGCCGGTCGCCTTTACCCAGCTCGACGGCACGACCCTGCGCATCTGGGCTGCCAGCGCACTGGACACCCCCAGCGACGCGGCCCCCGGCACCCTGATTGCCGCGGACAAAACGGGCATCAGCGTTGCGTGCGGGCAGGGCGTACTGCGCCTTACCCGAGTGCAACTGCCCGGCGGGACCCCACTCAACAGTGCAGACATTATGAATTCCCGGCGCGACAGCTTTCGCCTGGGCACGAGGCTTGGAGCCGCATGA
- the rsmB gene encoding 16S rRNA (cytosine(967)-C(5))-methyltransferase RsmB produces the protein MNLRTLAAQTLAPLLQHRGSLNATLPTSLYTCVPRDRALLQQLCYGTMRFEPRLALIADHLLQKPFRDKDADLQALVLLGLYQLDQTRIADHAAISETVDATEDLNKNWARGLVNAVLRRFQRERDSIMETLGDNPRLQYNHPDWMIGKLQQNWPDHWPQIMLANDQPAPMTLRLNTRQSSREAYLEQLYIAGIEATPGTFADTAIYLTQACDVTELPGFDEGLVSVQDEAAQLSASLLDLKPGQRVLDACAAPGGKLCHLLEHEPALAYVEAVELDSRRAERIKQNLQRLNLSCTLTQGDASSDSWWDGQSYDRILIDAPCSATGVIRRHPDIKYLRRNEDLKRLADLQLAILENCWNMLSPGGKLLYATCSVFPQENERLLARFIKARPEVQHLPIEADWGHGRPLGRQLFPQPDGHDGFYYAVLEKPAN, from the coding sequence ATGAACCTTAGAACACTGGCCGCTCAAACACTGGCCCCTCTGCTGCAGCATCGCGGTTCCCTCAACGCCACGCTCCCCACCTCGCTGTACACCTGCGTTCCCAGAGATCGCGCGCTGTTGCAACAGCTGTGCTACGGCACCATGCGATTCGAGCCCAGGCTTGCCCTGATCGCCGATCACCTGCTGCAGAAACCGTTTCGCGACAAGGATGCCGATCTGCAGGCGCTGGTGCTGCTCGGGCTCTACCAGCTCGACCAGACCCGCATTGCCGACCACGCCGCCATCAGCGAAACCGTGGATGCGACTGAGGACCTGAACAAGAACTGGGCCCGAGGCCTGGTCAACGCCGTGCTGCGCCGTTTTCAGCGCGAGCGCGACAGCATCATGGAAACGCTGGGCGACAACCCGCGCCTGCAGTACAACCATCCCGACTGGATGATCGGCAAGTTGCAGCAGAACTGGCCCGACCACTGGCCCCAGATCATGCTGGCCAACGATCAGCCCGCGCCCATGACGCTGCGACTCAACACCCGCCAAAGCAGCCGCGAAGCCTACCTTGAGCAGCTCTACATTGCCGGTATCGAAGCGACTCCCGGCACCTTCGCCGACACCGCCATCTACCTCACCCAGGCCTGCGATGTCACCGAGTTGCCGGGCTTTGATGAAGGCCTGGTCAGTGTGCAGGATGAAGCGGCCCAGCTGTCGGCCTCCCTGCTCGACCTCAAGCCCGGTCAGCGCGTACTGGATGCCTGTGCGGCTCCCGGTGGCAAGCTGTGTCACCTGCTGGAGCACGAACCGGCGCTGGCGTACGTGGAAGCGGTGGAGCTGGATTCGCGCCGTGCCGAGCGCATCAAGCAGAACCTGCAACGGCTCAACCTGAGCTGCACCCTGACCCAGGGCGATGCCTCGAGCGACAGCTGGTGGGACGGTCAAAGCTACGACCGCATCCTGATCGACGCGCCCTGCAGCGCCACCGGCGTCATTCGCCGCCACCCGGACATCAAGTACCTGCGCCGCAACGAGGACCTGAAGCGCCTGGCGGACCTGCAGCTGGCCATTCTGGAAAACTGCTGGAACATGCTCAGCCCCGGCGGCAAGCTGCTCTATGCAACCTGTTCCGTCTTCCCGCAGGAAAACGAACGCCTGCTGGCTCGCTTTATCAAGGCGCGCCCCGAAGTGCAGCACCTGCCCATTGAGGCGGACTGGGGCCATGGGAGGCCGCTGGGGCGCCAGCTGTTCCCGCAGCCGGATGGACACGACGGTTTTTACTACGCTGTACTCGAGAAACCCGCCAACTAA